The following are from one region of the Hydrogenophaga sp. BPS33 genome:
- a CDS encoding DUF2868 domain-containing protein, with the protein MPASPSAPTFRDLTLAHTLRLLEEAGALDDASEMALAHARSRDEQGRLLERARLLARRLGLLDDWARLTTGLWIAAGLLVVLAWLLAGGLLTRVLGSGQTVNAAFAFLAMLGMPLLALLVWLLWAVGSWLFGQGSAPWSLGQTLLALAARMPGLHGPHSLALLRGAHAALRQQRLSLWVFGAISHGLWALAFVLALLTLLVLFSFQAYQLTWETTILSPAFFDGFLRITSWLPRALGVVVPQAAVVHAAPSAADSQAIAWWLLACGLLYGLVPRLIALVVCAAVWARRARHLGLDTRDPYFRQLATRFASMAKASVVDAEHAPPSDHAPLFHPRTPGQTPPTVLIGFELPDNLPWPPQALAERADHVHTIRGSMGERLGLLTALAAAPGMRALVVCSAAASPDRGTARFLRQVCAEAVDCALLPLGIETVGTMDNKPQRWAHWLADSDLQAVAFCASPGDARQWMEQHRG; encoded by the coding sequence ATGCCCGCGAGCCCGTCCGCCCCCACGTTTCGCGACCTCACCCTGGCCCACACCCTGCGGCTCTTGGAAGAAGCCGGTGCGCTCGACGATGCCAGCGAGATGGCGCTGGCCCACGCCCGCTCACGCGACGAACAGGGCCGACTGCTGGAGCGGGCCCGCCTGCTCGCACGCCGCCTGGGGCTGCTGGACGACTGGGCGCGTTTGACCACCGGGCTGTGGATCGCCGCCGGCCTGCTGGTGGTGCTGGCCTGGCTGCTGGCCGGCGGCCTGCTCACCCGCGTGCTGGGCAGCGGGCAAACGGTGAACGCCGCGTTCGCCTTTCTCGCCATGCTGGGCATGCCGCTGCTGGCCTTGCTGGTGTGGCTGTTGTGGGCGGTGGGCTCGTGGCTGTTCGGCCAGGGCTCGGCACCGTGGTCGCTCGGGCAGACCCTGCTGGCGCTGGCCGCGCGCATGCCGGGGCTGCACGGCCCCCATTCGTTGGCGCTGCTGCGCGGTGCCCATGCCGCACTGCGCCAGCAGCGGCTCTCGCTTTGGGTCTTCGGAGCGATCAGCCATGGCTTGTGGGCGCTGGCGTTCGTGTTGGCGCTGCTCACACTGCTCGTGCTGTTCTCGTTCCAGGCCTACCAGTTGACCTGGGAAACCACCATCCTGAGCCCGGCTTTCTTTGACGGCTTTTTGCGCATCACCAGTTGGCTGCCGCGCGCGCTGGGCGTTGTGGTGCCACAAGCAGCGGTCGTGCACGCAGCGCCCAGCGCGGCCGACTCCCAGGCCATCGCCTGGTGGCTGCTGGCCTGCGGCCTGCTCTACGGGCTGGTGCCGCGCTTGATCGCGCTGGTGGTCTGTGCCGCCGTTTGGGCCCGGCGCGCCCGCCATCTCGGCCTGGACACCCGCGACCCTTACTTTCGACAGCTCGCCACCCGTTTTGCATCGATGGCCAAGGCCTCGGTGGTGGACGCTGAACATGCCCCCCCGAGCGATCACGCGCCCCTGTTTCACCCGCGCACACCCGGCCAGACCCCGCCCACGGTGTTGATCGGTTTTGAACTGCCCGACAACCTGCCCTGGCCGCCACAGGCGCTGGCCGAACGCGCCGACCACGTGCACACCATCCGAGGCAGCATGGGCGAACGGCTGGGTCTGCTGACGGCGCTGGCGGCAGCGCCCGGCATGCGCGCCCTGGTGGTCTGCTCGGCCGCCGCCAGCCCCGACCGCGGCACCGCGCGTTTTCTGCGACAGGTTTGTGCCGAGGCCGTTGACTGCGCCCTGCTGCCGCTGGGCATCGAGACCGTGGGCACCATGGACAACAAGCCCCAGCGTTGGGCCCACTGGCTGGCCGACAGCGATCTGCAAGCCGTGGCGTTCTGCGCCTCCCCGGGCGATGCGCGCCAATGGATGGAGCAGCACCGTGGTTGA
- a CDS encoding redoxin domain-containing protein: MAVTARLSAFARSLRQRWKSHLLSLGLLLAVLLGVQAWQTRDVPSGSAPDFTATVVQPDGSFGQTTLSQWRAQHPGQPVALHVWAEWCPICRAEEGSVTRLSRDWPVLTIAMQSGRAEQVAGVLAQRQLPWATAIDPRGATARQLGFKAVPAFVVVDAQGDLRGATVGYTTEIGMRLRLWWARWW, encoded by the coding sequence ATGGCTGTCACCGCACGCCTGTCGGCCTTCGCCCGGTCTCTACGCCAGCGGTGGAAAAGCCACCTGCTCAGCCTGGGCCTCTTGCTGGCGGTACTGCTCGGCGTGCAGGCCTGGCAAACGCGCGACGTGCCCAGTGGCTCCGCGCCCGATTTCACCGCGACCGTGGTGCAGCCCGACGGCAGCTTCGGCCAAACCACGCTGAGCCAATGGCGCGCCCAGCACCCTGGGCAGCCGGTGGCCTTGCACGTGTGGGCCGAGTGGTGCCCGATCTGCCGCGCGGAAGAAGGCAGCGTGACGCGCCTGTCGCGCGATTGGCCCGTGCTCACCATCGCCATGCAGTCCGGGCGCGCCGAGCAGGTGGCAGGCGTGTTGGCGCAACGGCAATTGCCCTGGGCCACGGCCATCGATCCGCGCGGCGCGACGGCGCGCCAGCTCGGCTTCAAGGCCGTACCCGCCTTCGTCGTCGTGGACGCGCAAGGCGATCTGCGCGGTGCCACGGTGGGCTACACCACCGAAATCGGCATGCGCCTTCGGCTCTGGTGGGCACGGTGGTGGTGA
- the serB gene encoding phosphoserine phosphatase SerB, producing MTPAPAAATAIEFAPGLMVQGFTPPLKLSDFKLIAFDMDSTLISIECIDEIADAVGRKAEVAAITEAAMRGEITDFKDSLRRRVALLRGVTIADMEQVYTERLRINPGAAELIRACKAVGMKVLLVSGGFTFFSERVRETLGIDFTRANILEVESGPNCGLLTGRVVDQAWGDICDGAEKRRTLLEVASLLGIEPSQCIAMGDGANDLPMMGAAGLSVAYHAKPTVRAQAMVAINEGGLDRLLDILR from the coding sequence ATGACACCCGCTCCTGCCGCCGCCACCGCCATCGAATTCGCCCCGGGCCTCATGGTCCAGGGCTTCACGCCACCCTTGAAACTGAGCGACTTCAAGCTCATCGCCTTCGACATGGACTCGACGCTCATCAGCATCGAGTGCATCGACGAAATTGCCGACGCGGTGGGTCGCAAGGCCGAGGTGGCCGCCATCACCGAAGCCGCGATGCGCGGTGAAATCACCGACTTCAAAGACAGCCTTCGCCGCCGCGTGGCCCTGCTGCGCGGCGTGACCATCGCCGACATGGAGCAGGTCTACACCGAGCGCCTGCGCATCAACCCGGGTGCGGCCGAGCTCATCCGCGCCTGCAAGGCCGTCGGCATGAAAGTGCTGCTGGTCTCGGGGGGCTTTACCTTCTTCAGCGAGCGCGTGCGCGAAACGCTGGGCATCGATTTCACGCGCGCCAACATCCTGGAAGTGGAAAGCGGCCCGAACTGCGGCCTGCTCACCGGCCGCGTGGTCGACCAGGCCTGGGGCGACATCTGCGACGGCGCCGAGAAACGCCGCACGCTGCTCGAAGTGGCCTCGCTGCTGGGCATCGAGCCCTCGCAATGCATCGCCATGGGCGATGGCGCCAACGACCTGCCCATGATGGGCGCGGCCGGCCTCTCGGTGGCCTACCACGCCAAACCCACGGTGCGCGCCCAGGCCATGGTCGCGATCAACGAAGGTGGGCTCGACCGCCTGCTCGACATCTTGCGCTGA
- a CDS encoding Bug family tripartite tricarboxylate transporter substrate binding protein codes for MPNRRTALHTASALLALALTGPALAQTYPDKMVKIIVGLPAGGSADMIARTLGQKLNTQFNQPVVIDNRAGASGQIGMPVVAKSPPDGYTLTVSPASFLTTNKAIFKSLPYDPEADFKPVSRLVNQPMVLVVNNKQKYPTAAAFLAAARAEPGKITFASSGDGSPQHLAGLMFETRTQARMLHVPYKGGALAVNDTLAGNVDALFAVLPEALPHIQAGKLHALGLMSPQRSPTLPNVPTMAESGLADLNLSAWVGLLAPAKTPKSIIDQLNRAVQTAMDAEVKAKLASSGIEVATSTPEELQRIIAADIKLHAELVKAAGLTPQ; via the coding sequence ATGCCGAACCGCCGCACTGCCCTGCACACCGCCAGCGCCCTCCTGGCGCTCGCCCTCACCGGGCCCGCACTGGCCCAGACCTACCCCGACAAGATGGTGAAGATCATCGTCGGCCTGCCGGCCGGCGGCAGCGCGGACATGATCGCGCGCACGCTGGGCCAGAAGCTCAATACCCAATTCAACCAACCGGTGGTCATCGACAACCGCGCCGGCGCTTCGGGCCAGATCGGCATGCCGGTGGTGGCCAAGTCACCACCCGACGGCTACACGCTCACGGTGTCGCCCGCCTCCTTCCTCACGACCAACAAGGCGATCTTCAAGTCCCTACCCTACGACCCCGAGGCTGACTTCAAGCCGGTCTCGCGCCTGGTGAACCAGCCCATGGTGCTGGTGGTCAACAACAAGCAGAAGTACCCGACCGCCGCCGCCTTCCTCGCCGCGGCCAGGGCCGAGCCCGGCAAGATCACGTTTGCCTCGTCCGGCGACGGCAGCCCGCAGCACCTGGCCGGCCTGATGTTCGAAACCCGCACCCAGGCGCGCATGCTGCACGTGCCCTACAAGGGCGGCGCGCTCGCGGTGAACGACACGCTGGCCGGCAACGTGGACGCGTTGTTCGCCGTGCTGCCCGAAGCCCTGCCGCACATCCAGGCCGGCAAGCTGCACGCGCTGGGCCTCATGAGCCCGCAGCGCTCGCCCACCCTGCCCAACGTGCCGACCATGGCCGAGAGCGGCCTGGCCGATCTGAACCTCTCGGCCTGGGTCGGCCTGCTCGCCCCCGCAAAGACGCCCAAGTCCATCATCGACCAGCTCAACCGCGCGGTGCAGACCGCGATGGACGCCGAGGTGAAGGCCAAGCTGGCCAGCAGCGGCATCGAGGTGGCGACCAGCACGCCGGAAGAATTGCAGCGCATCATCGCCGCCGACATCAAGCTGCACGCCGAGCTGGTGAAAGCCGCCGGCCTGACACCGCAATAA